A section of the Methanococcus vannielii SB genome encodes:
- a CDS encoding vWA domain-containing protein — MSEKETSSKELNFEIEDFDKKIVSKKSEVEKNTFQNYNGSKKVRISEVGSKKGYHVAYAELSKPEHLEDIDLISTINSAILNQNRYALLESDYKVKIRKNRIPKLSVILLDLSGSMGISKRVGIAKGIVDKYTDDSYVKREYLSVVTFRGREALVLSPFTKKYSLIKAQLNSLKTGGKTPLSAALKTALKVFKQFKDKNKKCTVEFILISDGKANVPLKENIKYEIEELSKAIQKRKISFKIYDIRNKSIIDPSISYLDKISEITNAEVETI, encoded by the coding sequence TTGAGCGAAAAAGAAACTTCATCTAAAGAATTAAACTTCGAAATAGAAGATTTTGATAAAAAAATAGTTTCAAAAAAATCAGAAGTTGAAAAAAACACTTTTCAAAACTATAATGGCTCTAAAAAAGTAAGGATATCCGAAGTAGGTTCTAAAAAAGGTTACCATGTCGCATATGCAGAACTATCAAAACCAGAACACTTAGAAGATATAGACCTAATTTCTACAATAAATAGTGCAATTTTAAATCAAAACCGATATGCCCTTTTAGAAAGTGATTATAAGGTAAAAATTAGAAAAAATAGGATTCCAAAGCTTTCAGTAATTTTACTTGATTTAAGTGGAAGCATGGGCATTTCAAAAAGAGTAGGTATTGCAAAAGGGATAGTAGATAAATATACTGATGATTCATACGTTAAACGGGAATATTTATCAGTAGTAACATTTAGGGGACGTGAAGCTCTAGTTTTATCGCCATTCACAAAAAAATATAGTTTAATTAAGGCCCAGTTAAATTCTTTAAAAACAGGTGGTAAAACACCCCTTTCTGCAGCACTGAAAACTGCATTGAAAGTATTTAAACAGTTTAAAGATAAAAATAAAAAGTGCACTGTTGAATTTATACTAATAAGCGATGGAAAAGCAAACGTGCCTCTTAAGGAAAATATAAAATATGAAATAGAAGAACTTTCAAAAGCCATACAAAAGCGGAAAATTTCTTTTAAAATATATGATATCCGAAATAAAAGTATAATTGACCCTTCAATATCATACTTAGATAAAATATCTGAAATTACAAATGCAGAAGTAGAAACTATTTAA
- a CDS encoding phosphoribosyltransferase, whose amino-acid sequence MVNFATHGWVNGHFCSTIFYYYPIRSFSNTNELNSKIRNKIYDFKEGRNPNEIGELVSSALISTFGKDKLRNCTFVTVPASSVLRTEKRCKSFSKIVSSITGMENGYNFVKRCKDSKPKHITGCESENYYSLFIEKNLVMNKRIILFDDIITSGKTIDFISKRLKWYCKSVDVVGLGKTVSRGSNEYLNQNCLGNALVRAKYGL is encoded by the coding sequence ATGGTAAATTTTGCAACACATGGGTGGGTAAACGGACATTTTTGTTCTACAATTTTTTACTACTACCCAATAAGATCATTTTCAAATACTAATGAATTAAATTCAAAAATAAGAAATAAAATATATGATTTTAAAGAGGGTCGTAATCCAAACGAAATTGGTGAACTTGTGTCAAGCGCATTAATTAGTACGTTTGGAAAAGATAAGTTAAGAAATTGTACTTTTGTTACGGTTCCTGCATCATCCGTATTGAGGACAGAAAAAAGATGTAAATCATTTTCTAAGATAGTTTCTTCAATTACTGGAATGGAAAATGGATATAATTTTGTAAAACGGTGTAAGGACTCAAAACCAAAACATATTACAGGATGCGAATCAGAAAATTATTATTCATTGTTCATTGAAAAGAACTTAGTTATGAATAAACGAATAATTCTTTTCGATGATATAATTACATCAGGGAAAACTATTGATTTTATTTCTAAACGTTTAAAATGGTACTGTAAAAGCGTTGATGTAGTTGGTTTGGGAAAAACCGTTTCAAGAGGTAGTAATGAATACCTAAATCAGAACTGCTTGGGCAACGCATTAGTGAGGGCAAAATATGGTTTATGA
- a CDS encoding ATP-binding protein — MTRKFIYPFGAIVGQEKAKKALTCCAVDPSIGGVLLTGDKGAGKSTLVRSLSYILPNYEIVLECPFNCNPRNSLEMCDNCYKGLAETKFEVIDKAMKVVDLPLSITVDRLIGTIDIKKALNEGKRVLQPGILADANRNILYIDEVNLLDDYVIDILLDSAAMGWNTIEREGMSFKHPSRFVLVGSMNPEEGELRPQLLDRFGLYVEIESLFKAEDRLEVLKRVEEFQNDPVLFYEKYSKIEKNLTYSITTAKRILKDVKVPEELLKLLIDSIIHLGIKTHRAEITTIKTAKAIAALDGRLEVVLEDLKTAMDLALAHRVSNRGGNPPSESMKNEESEEIDEESKKKRNQIHKRHHH; from the coding sequence ATGACTAGGAAATTTATATACCCATTTGGAGCTATTGTGGGACAAGAAAAAGCAAAGAAAGCATTAACTTGTTGCGCAGTTGATCCATCTATTGGTGGAGTACTTTTAACTGGGGATAAAGGTGCTGGAAAGTCAACGCTTGTAAGGTCACTCTCTTATATATTGCCAAATTATGAAATAGTTTTAGAATGTCCATTTAATTGTAATCCTAGAAATTCCCTTGAAATGTGTGATAACTGTTACAAAGGATTAGCTGAAACTAAATTTGAAGTAATTGATAAAGCTATGAAAGTAGTCGACCTACCCTTAAGTATAACTGTAGATAGGCTTATTGGAACAATAGATATTAAAAAAGCACTAAATGAAGGAAAAAGAGTACTGCAACCCGGAATCCTAGCAGATGCAAATAGAAACATTTTATATATTGATGAAGTTAATTTGCTTGACGATTATGTTATTGATATATTACTTGATTCTGCAGCAATGGGCTGGAATACCATAGAACGGGAAGGAATGTCGTTTAAACATCCTTCAAGGTTCGTACTTGTTGGAAGCATGAACCCTGAAGAAGGGGAATTAAGGCCCCAACTTTTAGATAGATTTGGTCTTTATGTGGAAATTGAATCACTTTTCAAAGCAGAAGATAGACTTGAAGTTTTGAAAAGAGTTGAAGAATTTCAAAACGACCCTGTTTTATTTTATGAAAAATATTCAAAAATAGAAAAAAATCTAACATATTCAATAACGACTGCAAAAAGGATATTAAAGGATGTAAAAGTTCCAGAAGAGCTTTTAAAATTATTAATTGATTCGATAATACATTTAGGTATAAAGACACATCGTGCAGAAATAACCACAATAAAAACTGCAAAAGCTATTGCAGCACTTGATGGGAGACTTGAAGTCGTTTTAGAAGATTTAAAAACGGCCATGGATCTTGCACTGGCCCATAGGGTATCTAATCGAGGTGGGAATCCTCCTTCTGAATCTATGAAAAATGAAGAAAGTGAAGAAATTGATGAAGAATCTAAAAAAAAACGGAATCAAATCCACAAACGACATCACCACTAG
- a CDS encoding DNA-processing protein DprA, translated as MVYDLIEYIVFSIIYSEIEKRGKYSIQTYSASALQNMFKTSLESNTNIFKCTNEELAILMDKIMNNLKESQKSKVLEIYRLLENSKIKNKLFKRALEEYSMCIENKISLMPYESLNYPEKLRNIKDSPFLLYYIGNFPVEKDLEKSIAIVGSRDSVKLSEDISYNTAFELSKSKIWNISGLALGIDSFGHLGSIDSEGYTGAVLGQGLLDPIFPKENMELSEKILKMGGFLVSELPPSTKIDGIFLILRDRLQSALTDSVFVVQTGKKGGTLNTVNYAVNQSKTVYVFEPTEILDGFEGNLILLNKLEIPEKFKVSKKNIEKIKSVKNVLELKKEVGLVCFKVQITMDEYFC; from the coding sequence ATGGTTTATGATTTAATCGAATATATCGTTTTTTCAATAATATATTCTGAAATTGAAAAGCGTGGAAAATACAGTATTCAAACGTATTCGGCTTCAGCCCTTCAAAACATGTTTAAAACGTCTCTTGAATCAAATACAAACATTTTTAAGTGTACTAATGAAGAATTGGCCATTTTAATGGATAAAATAATGAATAATTTAAAAGAATCACAAAAATCGAAAGTTTTGGAAATTTATAGACTACTTGAAAATTCAAAAATTAAAAATAAACTCTTTAAACGAGCGTTAGAAGAATATTCTATGTGTATTGAAAACAAAATCTCATTAATGCCATATGAATCTTTAAATTATCCTGAAAAATTAAGAAATATTAAAGATTCACCGTTTTTATTATACTACATCGGAAATTTCCCTGTTGAAAAAGATTTAGAAAAGTCCATTGCAATTGTTGGTTCAAGAGATTCTGTAAAATTATCAGAAGATATTTCGTACAATACTGCTTTTGAACTATCTAAATCAAAAATATGGAACATTAGTGGACTTGCACTTGGCATTGACTCTTTTGGACACTTGGGTTCAATCGATTCAGAGGGATATACTGGTGCAGTTTTAGGTCAGGGGCTTTTAGATCCGATTTTTCCAAAAGAAAATATGGAACTATCCGAAAAAATTTTGAAAATGGGCGGATTTTTGGTTTCAGAACTTCCACCATCAACTAAAATCGATGGAATTTTTTTAATATTAAGGGATAGACTTCAAAGTGCATTGACTGACTCAGTATTTGTGGTTCAGACTGGAAAAAAAGGAGGAACGTTAAATACCGTTAATTATGCAGTTAATCAAAGTAAAACAGTATATGTTTTTGAACCTACGGAAATTTTAGATGGATTTGAAGGTAATTTAATACTTTTAAATAAATTAGAAATCCCTGAAAAATTTAAGGTTTCGAAAAAAAACATTGAAAAAATAAAATCGGTAAAAAATGTTTTAGAACTTAAAAAAGAAGTGGGTTTGGTATGTTTTAAGGTACAGATTACAATGGATGAATATTTTTGTTAA